In Emys orbicularis isolate rEmyOrb1 chromosome 14, rEmyOrb1.hap1, whole genome shotgun sequence, the sequence TCACTCATTGATAACTGAAAAATTGGCCTCTAAGGGTTGTAGCTTTCTGCACTCATTTTCAGAGACGATATTCTTCCTGAATTGAAGAAAAATccattgtcttttttttaaaactaatggagggaagaaaaatatactttgtcttttaaaaaaaaaaaaaaaagtttttgttcaCTAATAACTCACATACGTGAACAAAAAACCTGATTGTTTGAAAACTAACAGCCTCTTTattaaaagtaaattttaaagAACTACCTTAATATTGAGAACATGTGAAAATCTTTACTAGAAAAGTGGATTGTTCAAGTAGGTGCCCTAGCAGTTTTGCTGCCTTTTGCAAATTCTGTCTCTTTCCATCATTAAATGTACCACACTCGCAACATAGATCAACATGCTGCTATCCTGGTCATCCCAGCTGACTTGGCTGAAGCAGAATTTGAATCTGCAGCATTCTTTGCTGCACCAACACCTACTCTGCTAGCAGCCTCCATATAGTCTCATAGATTGGTCAGAAATTAAAGCTGGCCCAGCTAACAACAGCTGTGCTGTTATTGTGACTAAGTGCATATGTGCGGGGTTCCATGCTACAGCAGTAGGAGCTATTAGAACAGAACATTAGTGAATGTGGTTACTGTCTTGCAATGTGTGGATAAATTGAATGTAACTATATGCAATTTACTTATTGTGGCTCAGATGACGATTTCCAGTTAATACAAAGAAGCTTTATGGATAAACACTACCGGGAATTTGAAGATACAGAAGAAAACAAGCTcatctacacttctatttttaatgaatatgtaagattttttttttttttttgggtggtttTCCTCAGAGTACTTAGCTTTTCTTTTAAAGTCATTGTTgggttcttttttcccctctgttgtTAAAATACAAGTTCAATCAGAATCAAGTAAATCTAAATTATTAGCTATGGTGTCTTTGAAGTATAGCAGTAGCTTGCaagcaacaaaaaatattctgGAGTTCCAAATTACTTTTTTCTGTTTTGCCAAGGAATCTTCTACAAGTGTTTGAGAACTGCTTAAGCCTTTTGAATGGAAGGTTGGTTTAGGCAGCCACTGTGTGGGGTATAGTTGTATTTAGATTAGTACactaggaacataggaattgtccTACTGGATTCAACATCTAGGCCTGTCTCGTGTCTCTGGCAGTGCCCAGCcatagatgcttcagaggaaagtgcaagaagcCCACCAGTAAGCAGATTTGAGAATATCTGtcccccatgaaggtctcatcctaaCCTCTAATAGTGACTCTGAAGCATGAGACTTATTATCCCCCTCATTTAGGATCTGGTTGTAGTTAGACTGATACACAGGGTCGTCTTTACCCATACGCAAACTACTTAGTTGTGTGCTGCTCCAGCGGCCAGCCCGATCGCACGGCCGGCTGAGGCCAGGAAAGCTGACCCTGCACCACCCccacccgcctcttccccaaagtttccggccctgctccgccccagccccatccccactccaccccttcccctgagctacatcctgggggactgcagcaggggtcgggagcaccctgcactcaccaggcggcgggaagtggagtgacccggccccagcccgctccgccacgctgctggtgagtgctggggggcggttccctcctgcccccaaagtcCCACGGCAGTGGAGCgggttggggccgggtcgctccacttcccgccgccctgTGAGTGCAGGGTTAGGCCTGCCCTGCAATCAccgggcagcaggaagtggcaCGACCCGGCCCCAACCTGCTCTGCTCCGCTGGgttgtgctggggggcagtttcccccctgccccccaagcctgctcctgccccccacagaccttgggtgcagacctcttctcccctccccccccacagaggcctggggccagcctctgcccctcttccccctcccccccccgggggggttCATAGGGCACCACAGcgtctagggacggccctgctgaTACATTAGCTAGCAATTAAGGGGGAAATTATTTGATACGTTCTGTGTTCTTCTCTAGTGAATTGGTAGAAGTTCCATTGCATAGAGGCCAGTAAAGGAAGTGGGACAAAACACTATACAAAATTAATAGACTTGTGTAGTATTTTTTTCTGCTACTATATGGTATAATCCGAACCAATCATCATTAAAGGGATGCTATCAAGTtgaaaatcacacttctgtctgtaATTTTTTTACCTACTATTGTAAATAACAGACAAGATTACTATAACTGAGCTTAAAGGAAAATAATGCTTCTGggttttttctgtttgcttaatATATTTGACAGCACaatgtaaaatcagtttctcGATTTCCTCTGTATAGTTAGTTTCCTCACTGTATGGGTTTTGTACAAACAGGAGAAAGAAAACATGTATAAAAGGGTCAGAAAAAGTGATTGTAAGACCACAAAAATTGTTTGGAGGAGCTCAGTTGTCAGTtccttaaaattaattaaaattagttTCAAGTAGAGGGTGTTTACTGCTACAACCTGTGCTTGCAAACATGCTTAAGGATGGCTCTTTGGTGGTATTGCAAAGCACTGGCCTATCATTGAAAGTGCAGAAAGTTCCATCCAATGGGATTTGTGATGCATTTTGCCTAATGAAGACAAGCCTATGGAGAATAAGATGTAGGAATGTGAGAACACCACACTCCTTTATAAAGTCAGTATGTGGAATTTATGATTATGTCCTCTCTTTTAGATCTGCTTAGTAGAGAAATACATAGAAGAAAAACTACTTGACAGGATTCCTGGTTTTAATATGGCTGCTTTCACCGTGTCATTACAGTAAGGCTTTggtttggggtatttttcttGTGCTTTTCTCTGTATTAACCATTTTGTACCTGGGACCAAACTaggatttgatattttttttccctttgtggaagggattcttgtttaaaaaaaggaaatgtgaGTTTGTCTATACAACTCTGGTAATTCACCTCCATCCTCACGTCCACAATCCCCTGCTATTCTAGGCCTCTGACTTGAAATGTTGTGCCAGAATGTATGGAAGGTTTGTGGTAGGCAGAAATGGAGACCAGAATGAGACCATTAAACATGCTTTCTCTTATTCCCCAATTCAGGACTCGAAGCCTGGGGTGAAAAGGCCACTTGCATTAAGCCCAGTAGGTTTTCTGTACTTAGGCTTTCAGAAACCGCCTAAATAAATGGCTTTACCCCAATCCCTATTTTATAAAAGAATGTAAAGAGTAATTCAGTTTTGGTGAAAAGTCTCTGTTTGACATTGTTGGAGGGTTACTCTCAATTTAAAGTAATTTCTGCTGTTCAGATTTAGCATAATTAATTATGTGGAGAATGAAGTTGTTAAAGGAACATATTTTCTTCTGCTGAATAAGAAAATCAGTGCTATTAGAAATGGACTCTCGTAAAAAAGAATAAAACTGCTTCAGATATTTGAATAAAGCGTCAAGAAATTTGCATGAAAGTACAGTAGTATGGTTAGACTATCCATCGGTGTAAGGTACAGGGCTTTTCAATAATATTAGGAAAATCTGAATTGCTTAGAATAAGTCCTGTGAAAGTGGATGTGTACTGACAATCTACTTAAAGTTCAATTAAAGTGAATAACTCCTTTGTTGCTAGTGATGTCTgaaataattaaaagcaaaaggACTAAAACTCTTTAAGATTTTTCACTTGGTTTTCTTTTAGCATTTCTCTTATTTCAGGCAATGAAAATGTGGACTAGCCAAGTTTTACTCCTCTTAAGTTACCGATCTTTCACTTTCTGGTTTCTGTCAACTGGTGCAATACTCAGATCTCTAGATTTAGGTATCATGGGGATAGACATAACTATATAAAAACCTTAGGTAGATAGAACGTTGCGATTGCAGATGTTTGGATTGCAGACACTACAGGggattgtttatttgtttaataaaGCTGTTTTACGTTAGAATTTTAAATACCTTCCTATTGGTCTTGTTTAAATCTTGATTTTTGCACAACCTAAATTATGTACTAAATTTGACCTCTGAGTGCCTTTAAAATCTGATGTCATGTCTTACAATTATATTAAACCTATAAATCTCCCACTTTACAGACAGCACAAAGACGAGATGGCAGGTGATATATTTGACATGCTTCTCACATTTACTGATTTTCTGGCATTCAAAGAAATGTTCTTGGATTACAGAGCTGTAAGTATTTTGGATTGTTCTGTTTTAATTAGCACAGTGGTAGCTGCTTTTGTATGGCTCCTGCATTATAGCATTGAAGGCAGTGTTGGGTGACAGCATTCATTCAAGAGATATAGGATCAAAAGGCAAATAGCCTTCATGGTGTAGCTGTTTAATAGGCTTGAAAAGCAGATCTGATAACTCTTGTAGAAAACCTGCACAAAGCGACTACCTGGTGAAATTCCTCAGTGATGCACATTTCTGCATCGTTGAATCCAGAATCTTTCCAGTACCCTTTCATTGGTTGAGGTTTTTTAAAGTCCCATCCATTGCTTCTTGCAGTGGTTGTACTGCAGTTTCCCTTTCTCTCCGGGCTGGCTGGGTCTGGGGGTTTTCTTACCCTTTTCTACATTCCTACCCACCTTCCCATCCCCAAATTGGTAACTAGGAGGAAGAAGGAATCCAGACAGGGTTTCTTTCCTAGGCCAGTCCAGCAGAGAGCACACTGATTTTTAGCTGTGCCTAAGTCTACCCACAGCTGGGAAAACATCAGCCAAGGTacttacacagcagcagcccccacATTCCCTTGTTAGTTTCTGGATTCATCCACAAATAAGAGTGGGAGAAAGAGGAGGCTCAGCTGTAGATTTTACACATCCCAGAAGCCAATTATGTGCACTTGTGGAGTTATGCTGCAAGGTGCGGTACTGTATTTGGTTTAGTAAGCAGAATGCTAATAATACCAATTATAATGTGCCTACTTAATCTGTTAAAATTGAAAACCCGCTTGTTTCGAAACCTTACTGAGCTGAGTattgtttcccccccctttttaggAAAAAGAAGGTCGAGGTCTGGATTTAAGCAGCGGGTTAGTGGTGACATCTTTAAGCAAGTCCTCAATATCTTCTTCTCAGAACAGTTTACGACGCTAGTTCACAGCTGCCGCTGAGTGCTGCTTCTTTCATTTGGACATTCCAAACACTATGGGCAGTGGAGGATTACAGTGGTAATGGAAGCTGATTGCCTCACTACATCTCACTAGGCCTGATCCTCTAAACTGCTCTTGTGAATTACTGTTCGCATTGAGTGATCATAAAAGAAAATAACTCCAGCCCTTCCAGAATAACTGATTTCAATACACTGATAAGATATACGCACCAACCAATTTGGACTCTGGACTAAGGAGTTCACTAAATGGGACTGTATATGTGTTTCCTATTGGTTAAAATTACAACCCAGATATGTCACTCTCCAGAAATGtaaactcaaagaaaaaaaaccacaagacTGTAATAACATGGATGATCATTTAACCTTTTCTGGGTAGGATGGTTACAGCTCCACCACCTCTGACTTCCCACGCTCATAATAcctttcattttttgaaaaatatcttTTCAGTATGATTGGAAGTGCTGCAGCTTGTCTATGGGGAAGAATATGTTGTGACACATGCAGAATATATTTTGCACATATTTTAGCTTGAGAATTTCTCTCTCAGTTCTGTGGTAATTGTTGGGGGGACAGGAGAGGATCCACCAATGGGCAGATACCCAGTCTCACTCTGATGAACTTGCAGAGCTCTAATGTTCAGCTTTGCATGTAGGCGCCAACTAAACTAGAGAACTAACCAGGTCAAATATGTCTGTAAAACATAAGCTTTGCCTACATTAGGAACTTTCTTACCTTGTTTTTCCACAGCGATGGAGCATGGGTGCTACCGGGGTAGAAGGTATTGTGTAGATCAAGCACAGGCATTTTTACCACCACATCATCTAACTCCTTAGGTGATATGCTGATTAAAGTGCTTCTGCCCAGTGTACACTAGAGCTATTACCATTGCTAGCAGCTGCACTGATACTGAAAAACACATTAGAAATTTGCTAGTTGAGATGTACTCAACAACTGTCTGCAATAGACTTCTTTATGAAACCTCCCACTGCTGCAACACTCTGGGCGCTGCTACACCAGCCAGTAGTGACAAGGGGAGTGTTAATGTAGACAGAGCTGAGGTCCTGGTGTTCTTAGCACCATGTAATCTATCTTCTGTGAGCAGCAGGAAAAATCCCATTGTTGGCACCAGTGCAGCCAAACCACTAGGAGACTTCTAACAAGAGCCTAGTGTAGACAGACCAAAGCCACGGCAAATCAATGTTGTTATAACATGCTAGTGTTTTGGCTGTGCAGATGGAAAACTTGTTCATCTGTTTAcatgtgaaatcctggctgtattaaagtgaatgggagctttgccattaatTACAAaagggctgggatttcaccctgAAGTTAAAATGCAGTTTTCTAACATGGTTACAAAAAAATTCCTATCCACACAGGCAAGCATAAACCATGTTTATATTATAATATGGTCTGGCCACAAACCTTTTCAAACTCCTCTACTTTTGTAGAGTAGACACTGACTTTCAGTATTATGGAACAACTGTAGTTTCTTAGCCTGCCTATCCCTAAAAATAAAGTAGCAAAGAACTTCATTGAGCTTAAATTTCCAGTGTAGTGTTATAACTCTGCAGTTCAGCTGTTGGAGGTGTCCTAGTATTTCTGTTAGAAGCCTCCCacacattcactttttaaaaaccttcccCTTCAGGGTTTTGTAACTCTTCCAATAAACTATTTACTGATCTCAGATTTGATTTGGAAAATCTACATCCTGAAGCAATCTTAAAATCACAAGAGGAATCCTTTGTTGTTTTCACAAGCCAGTAGTTTTTACTTAGAAATCTCTATGAATGtgctgtagagaaggaactgcaTTATCCCAAATGCTTTGTTTGAATGCTTTTTGATTAAAAGTAATTCTCTTGGCTTTCTACTTTATTGAACATCAAACAAGCTAAACTTAATTCTCTTTGCAAT encodes:
- the ARL2BP gene encoding ADP-ribosylation factor-like protein 2-binding protein; translation: MMETLEEENFGVSISSPSDAEFDAVVGYLEDIIMDDDFQLIQRSFMDKHYREFEDTEENKLIYTSIFNEYICLVEKYIEEKLLDRIPGFNMAAFTVSLQQHKDEMAGDIFDMLLTFTDFLAFKEMFLDYRAEKEGRGLDLSSGLVVTSLSKSSISSSQNSLRR